The following nucleotide sequence is from Bos taurus isolate L1 Dominette 01449 registration number 42190680 breed Hereford chromosome 3, ARS-UCD2.0, whole genome shotgun sequence.
TCCTATGTGttaaaatacatttgtattaTCTATTATATCCTTTGATGAGATACAAGGAGTTAAACTTAATGTTTATGATATCACTGTACTTCTTCCTGTAATTTTGTTTCTACAAATAATTGGAAAGGGAAGTAGGACCACTCTATGgtaaagaacaaaagaaataatattagCATGGACATGTTAAGAGACTCAGAAGCTGGTAATTCAGTTTTAACTTTACATGATTTCAGGGTACACaaagtttcaaaagaaaaaagtcattcAGTATTATGTTGAAGGTTTTGTATTTCAACCTCTGTATTTCTTTGCGTAAATATTTCCTTAAGGTTATCATCTTTTTGATCATCACGAAGTGTCATATTTAGTACATTTTCAGTACATTGTTCTAATGGAATGGTTGTCAAGTATGAAAATACTTTTTCCATTAGAGGCTCCCCGAGAAAAGGCATCGAAGGGCTCTTTTTCATTTGAGAATCATCAGAATACCAGTCATCAGCTATTTCTACACTTTGGCTGTAATAAAAATCAGATGGTAATGTTGATAAGCTTAAGGTAACACTGCTGGGATTTGTTGCCGAGCTAGACTCTGAGGGGTCACAAATGACTTTTTTTGTTGCAAGGCAGAAATCATCTTTAGAATAACCATTATTtgctgtaaaacaaaacaaaacaaaacagatttactATGAATATTGCATATTCATGAGACAAATCTTAATATAAGGATAATGTTACTTTCTAAAATTCAAACTCTTTTTAGGGTTTTTAGGAACAGAATAATGCAACAGTGAAAATTCTAAGTTGCTATCAATATCTACacaatgttaaatatttaatggGGAATCAGCAATATTTTCATGATAGACCAGAGTAGAAAAATCTATTCTAAATAAAATTGACCTGTCTTAACAGAAGAAGATTCTAAACAGGCTAGAAAGCTCAGTTCTGGAATGTCCCTTAAAATCAGAGATGGCAGATAGTTTAACTATTTAGGGCtaaatattatcttatttaaaaaataaattgtggctcaggaaactcaaacagaggcttTGTAtcaactagaggggtgggatgtggagggagatggcagggaggttcaaaagggaggggatatatgtatagctatggctgattcatgttgaggtttgacagaaaacaacaaaattctgtaaagcaattatctttcaattaaaaaaagaaaagtaagagaaaaaaataaattttaaaatatctccttAAGCAGataaattggggcttccctgtggctcagatggtaaagaatccgcctgcaatatgggagactcgggtttgatccctgggtggggaagatcccctggagaagggaatgactatccacttcagtattcttgcctggagaattccatggacagaggagccttgaagcctatagttcatagggtcaaaGCAGctaaattacaaaatgtttgtCCACCATGGGACCAAACTGGCTTTATACCAATTAAAGTAACAACTAAATTAACATTCATATATAATGCCTTAGAATTTGCACAGCAGTTTGATATACTTCCAGATCTCATTTATCCTTTCAATCTTTCAATTACTACTCAAGGTAGTTATCAACCTTTTTCACAAAAGATATTACTGAGACTGAGACTTAGAGAAATGAGTCACCAAAACCAGATACAAAACGGACTTTGTTCTAGATCTGTGTTACTGTAAGTCCCATGCTTCTGCCATTACATTATTTATGCTGTACAGTTGCAAATAAAATGTTAAGTTTTAGAAAATATCACATTTACAAAATATCTTAAAACAACATcttttatgatattttacatagttTTGATGTGAATATGTAACATTAATTTTAAAGCTGTTTTAAATACCTTATTACATTCTATATTCTGCATTTCTAAACTTATGTAGGACAGTAAGGCTTTGAGGTACTAAGTCAATATCTAAAGGGTTACAAAATGCTCATGCTTTTGACTCTCCATCATGTCTCTATGGCACTGACTCTGATACCTTTGGGTATAAAtaagggacaaaaaaaaaaaattaaaatttcacattttaagaTAGGACATtgcaaattttgttttctaaaaaaatgCTCATTCATATACTAATAAATAGATATTTCCCTTGagttttcatgattttaaaaatatttagatatcTAGTATATATTTAAGATAGCCTCTCAattctttaaaatgtgaattgCTAAAAGTTGATTATGACTTATTCTAATAAACTGTTGAGAAAAAGTACCTTTTATACAagctgtttccttttttctttgctcCTCCtacataaaaaatattatttgtattttaaaaatagtttttaaataattacttgATATATACTTATGTGATAATATATGTTAATATCATAACAAAATTTtgataaaatcatattttttccatGATATGAATTTATCTCACCAAACTATATTGAcaggaaagaaaatgtgttgAGGTATCATCCGAAAAGAATGTGAATTGGCTCAAGAAGGCAGTCTCCAGGATAGGGAATGAAGGGTGAAATAGAGTTCAACAGGATTATTTCTCTCTATTCTCACCAACTTAGAGTTGCTTGGTTAGAACTAGTGATGACAAAAAAAAGTAATTACAATTCCTAGACTTACTCATCCATTAactaataacaacaaaaaagtaaattCTGGCTGAAAGCTTTTATAAAAATGCTATTATTTTGAAGCCAATAAAACATCTGATAAAACAACACATTTCAGATATGTTCTGGAAAGTGTAGTGGTGTAGTAGTTCTCAAACTTAGGGTATCAGAATCATCCAGTGTGTTTATTAAAAATGCTGTTTCTTAGACATAATATCAGACCACTAAAACAGATTATCAGGCAGTAGGGATTACGAGTATCTATTGTAAACCACTCCATAAGCGATCTGATTCAGTTTTTCCTTAGACTACTAGATAAATGATGAGCTAATGCACAGAGTGTTTGGTATGCAGTGGGTGAAGACAGAGAGACAAGACTGTCTCGTGTTACAGGGGAACAGTGTTGGTACTCTGTGCTGATCTTCAGTGTTCTGTTTGCCAAAAAGGCTTGAttaggagatacacacacacacacatggaatatACATATAGATGGGATAACACATAAGCACTTTTTTTGGAGTCTACTTTactttttgatcatttttaccGTTTATTAATACAAATGTCAGTATAGGCTCCTGACTTACCTTGCCTGGATCTAGGATCAAGTCAATTTTCCCACACGGGCCTGCAGTTTAATCTAAGAAGTTCTGGAATCAAGTTCTGGGCTATTCTATGCTCCTGCCtacacacgggcttccctggtggctcagtggtaaagaatcaatctgctaatgcaggatacaagggcttgatccctgggtggagaagatcccctggagaagtaaatgtcaacccactccagtattcttgtctggagatttccatggagagaggagccttgtggtctacagtccatggggttgcaaagagttggatatgactgatgactgaacaacatataaattatatttgaaacTGCTTTTCAGACTTTCATGTGCCTATGTATTACCTGGGGGAACTTGTTATAATATAGATTCTAACTCAacaggtctggggtggggtctgAGATTCTGGATTTCTAACAGGTTCCCAGGTAATGCTGATACTCTTGGTATGGGAACAATAGAGTAAGGTCCTAGACTTATTAAAATTCTACCCAAACTAGGGAATGACAAAATGGGCATTCTTATATATttctctatatataaatatataaaccactagaccattcaggtatgacttaaatcaaatcccttacaattatacagtggaagtgacaaatagactcaagggattagatctgacagacagagtgcctgaagaactatggatgaaggttcatgacactgtacaggaggcagggctcAAGATCatcccccagaaaaagaaatgcaaaaaggcaaatttgTTGTGTGAGAGggtcttacaaatagttgagaaaagaaaagaagtgaaaggcaaaggagaaaaagaaaaatacacacatttgaatgcagagttccaaagaatagcatggagagataaaaaacaatagaatgggaaagactagagatatcttttaaaaaattagagataccaagggaaaatttcatgcaaagatgggctccataaaggacagaaatggtacggacctaacagaagcagaagatattaagaagagctgacaagaatacacaaaagaactgtagaaaaaagatcttcatgacccagataatcacaatggtgtgatcactcacctagagccagatatcctgaaatgcagtcaagtgggcattaggaagcatcaatatgaacaaagctagtggaggtgatggaattccagttgagctatttcaaatcctaaaagatgatgctgtgaaagtgttgcactcaatatgtcagcaaatttggaaagctcagcagtagccacaggactggaaaaggtcagttttcatttcaatcccaaagaaagacaatgctaaagaaagtttaaactactgcacaattgtactcatctcacacgctagtaaagtaatgctcaaaattctccaagccaggcttcagcagtatgtgaactgtgaacttccagatgttcaagctagatttagaaaaggcagaggaaccagagatcaaatttctaacatctgttggatcatcaaaaaagcaagagagttccagaaaaacatctacttctgctttattgactatgccaaagcctttgactgtgtggatcacaataaactgtggaaaactcttaaagagatgggaataccagaccaccttacctgtctcttgagaaatctgtatgcaggtcaagaagcaacagttagaaatgaacatggaacaacagactggtcccaaatagggaaagaagtacatcaggactgtatactgtcaccctgcttatttaacttatatgcagagtatatcatgagacatgccaggctggatgaagcacaagttgggatcaagattgccaggagagatatcaataagctcagatatgcagatgacatcacccttacagcagaaagtgaagaactaaagagcctcttgatgaaactgaaagaaaagagtaaaaaagttggcttaaagctcaacattcagaaaactaggattatggcatctggtcccatcacttcatggtaaatagatggggaataggtggaaacagtggcagactttattttggggggctcctaaatcactgctgatggtgactgcagctatgaaattaaaagacgcttgctccttaagaaaagttatgaccaacctagacagtatattcaaaagcagagacattacttttccaacaaaggtctgtctagtcaaagctatggtttttccagtagtcatgtatggatgcgagagttggatgataaagaaagctgagcactgaagaactgatggtcttgaactgtggttttggagaagactctcgagagtcccttggaccacaaggagatccaaccagtccatcctaaaggaaatcagtcctgaatattcattggaaggactgacgatgaagctgaaactccaatactttgggcacctgatgcgaagaactgactcattggaaaagaccctgatgctgggaaagattgaaagcaggaggagaaggggaccatagaggatgagatggttggatggcatcactgactcaatggacaagagtttgagcaagctccaggagttggtgatgcacagggaagcctggtgcactgctgtccatggggtcgcaaagagtcagataagctgagtgactgaactgactgatattaaTAGGTATAATTTTTCTAGAGGGCAATTTAACAAATcctcttctagaaaattattaTGCCAGGTAAATAATTTTGGATTTACATTAATACCCAGTTACCAGAATTTTCATCACAACACAGTTTAGCATTTTTAAAGTCTACAATGTAAAATTCTAAGAGtaaggaaatatttaaatatataaggaTATATAGATGTTAGTAAAATGAGTATTCTTTCAAAAATGATATGCTAGATCAGAAGTAAGTAAAGACTCAAAAAATGATGGGGATAtataaaaaagacagaggaataatCTTGAACAAGTGGCTCACCGGTTAAGTTTAGGAAAATTTGAGCAACAAATTAATGATAGTGATGGATTGTAATCtgctaaataaaatagaaatccaTGAATCTATActgacaataaagcagaaatagatgtttttctggcactctcttgctttttcgatgatccagcaaatgttggcaatttgatctctggttcctgtgccttttctaaatctagcttgaacatctggaagttcatggtttatatattgcttaagcctggcttggagaattttgagcattactttactagcgtgtgagatgagtgcaattgtgtggtagtttgagcattctttggcattgcctttctttgggattggaatgaaaactgaccttttccagtcctgtggccactgctgagttttccaaatttgctggcatattgagtgcagcactttcacagcatcatcttttaggatttgaaatagctcaactggaattccatcacttccactagctttgtccatagtgatgcttcctaaggcccacttgacttcacattccaggatgtctggctctaggtgagtgatcacaccatcgtgattatctgggtcatgaagatcttttttgtacagttcttctgtgtattcttgccaccttttcttaatatcttctgcttctgttaggtccataccatttctgtcctttatcgagcccgtctttgcatgaaatgttcccttgatatctataattttcttaggagatctctagtcatcaggtggccaaattattggagtttcagctttagcatcagtccttccaatgaacattcagggctgatttcctttaggattgactggtttgatctccttgcagtccaagagacagATCAAttagatgcactgaaaactgcaaagcCTACAGCTGGCACtggttaacaacaacaacaacaaaaaaagtggaGCAACTTTGAGGAGATGTCCCATGTccaaggcaaaggagaagccccagcaagatggtaggaggggcaaaattgcaTTTAGAGTCAAaacccatacctgccagagatgctcagagggctcaaacaaaccttgtgcccACCAGGATCCAGAGACtccagagactgagacagaactgtgtttgagtgtctcctgtggaggtatgggtcagcagtagACTGCCACACAGGCAGGGACTCTGGGtccagcagacttgggtatggcataagccctcttggaggaggtcagcattaaccccaccatagagctgccagaacttacacaggactggggaaatagaTTCTTGAAGGgaacaaacagaaccttgtgcataccaggaccaaggaaaaaggagcagtgaccccacaagagactgactcagacttgcccatgagtgtctaggagtctctggtggaggcgtgagccggtggtggcctgctgcagggttaggGGCACTGAATGTAGTAGTGCaagcatgggaccttttgaaggaagtcacaattatcttctttatctaagcaaaaatggctgtctgaggaggcattacaaatagctatgaaaagaacagaagcaaaaagcaaaggagaaaaggaaagatatacccatttgaatgcagagttccaaagaacagcaaggagagataagtaagccttcctcagtgatcagtgcaaagaaatagagaaaaacaatagattgggacagactagaggtctcctcaagaaaattagagataccaagggaacatttcatgcaaagatgggctcaataaaggacagaaatggtatggacctaacagaagcagaagatattaagaagatgtggcaagaatatgcagaagagctatataaaaaagatcttcatgacccagataattacagtggtgtgatcactcacctagagccagacatcctgaaatgtgaagtcaagtgggcattaggaagcatcactatgaacaaagctagtggaggtgacagaattccagttgagctatttcaaatcctaaaaaatgatgttgtgaaagtgctgcactcaatatgtcagcaaatttggaaaactcagcagtggccacaggactggaaaaggtcagctttcatgccaatcccacagaaaggcaatgccaaagatcattcaaactaccacacaattgcactcatctcacatgctagcaaactaatgctcaaaattctccaagccaggcttcaatagtatgtgaatcatgaacttccagatgttcaagttggttttagaaaaggcagagcaaccagagatcaaattgccaacatctgctggatcatcaaaaaagcaagagagttccagaaaaacatctatttctgctttattgactatgccaaaacctttgattgtggatcacaacaaatggtggaaaattcttaaagagacgggaaaaccagaccacctgacctgcctcttgataaatctgtacgcaggtcaggaagcaacaattagaactggatgtgggacaacatactggttccaaataggaaaaggagtatgtcaaggctgcatattatcaccctgcttatttagcttatatgcagagtacatcatgagaaatgctgggctggatgaagcacaagctggaatcaagattgccaggagaaatatcaataaccccagatatgcagatgacaccacctttatggcataaagtgaagaagaactaaagagcctcttgatgaaagtgaaagaggagagtgaaaaggttggcttaaaactcaacatccagaaaactaagatcatggcatctggtcccatcacttcatggcaaatagatggggaaaataatGGGAATAGCGAGAGACTTTAggttttttttggctccaaaatcactacagatggtgactgtagtcatgaagttaaaagacgcttgctccttggaagaaaagttatgaccaacctagacagcatattaaaaagcagagacattactttgccaacaaaggtctgtctagtcaaagctatggtttttctagtagtcatgtatggatgtgagagttggatgattaagaaagctgagtgccgaagaattgatgcttttgaactatggtgttggagaagactcttgagagtcccttggactgcaaggagatccacccagtccattctgaaggaaatcagtcctgaatgttcattggaaggactgatgatgaagctgaaactccaatactttgggcacctgatgtgaagaacggactcatttgaaaagaccctgatgcttggaaagattgagggtaggaggagaagggttcgacagaggatgagatggctggatggcatcaccaactcaatggacaatgagtttgagtaaactccgggagttggtgatagacagggaggcctggtgtgctgtagcccatgggctcgcaaagagttgtatatgcctgagtgactgaactaactaactaactacaGTCAGCACTGGTCACCAAAAAAGGAACCAATTCTTCTCCACAATAACATCCATCTGCATATCATataaccaatgcttcaaaagtagCTGTGTGTTTTCTGGGATCAACCATCTCCTTGGAAAACTTACTGCATCTCTTGCAAAAAACTTGGCCTCCATTCTGTGCTTCTGTGTGAGTTTCAGGAACAATACTCAGGCAGAGGGTCCTCTGTGGTTAGGGGAGCCCTGAATTTGGATAAGATTtcacttgaatattcattggctcTAGTAATTTGGTTAAagtaggagaagactcttaatTCCAAGGGGTCAAATATCCTCCttgaaacaaaaatggaaaagattaACTAACTCATGGAAAGAATTTTGTGATAAACCTAATATCCTGGGACTACTTTTGTAATAGTACTTTCTTTTCTCATCACTCATTTCCCTTTTGTGTGTCTTGaataatatcatttttaaagatttaataaaGATTTCTCTGTCAGTaaacctccccccccccccaccaaaaaaattagaatgaattgggctacaaagGTTTGCCTCATCCGCCACATTCACCTGATCTCTTGCTAACTGattaccacttcttcaagcatcttgatgactttttgcagggaaaaatgcttccacaaccagcaggaggcagaaaatacttttcaagtttgttgaatcccaaagcatggatttttgcaagacaggaataaacaaacttatctctcattggcaaaaatgtgttgattttaatggttcttattttgattaataaagagctgtttgagcctagttataatgatttaaaattcacatctGAAACTACAACTACTTTTTCACCAATCTAGTATAAACAACTCAAACATCTTTCAActgataaacagataaacaaaatatgatatagtcatacaatggaatattattcagccatgaaaaagaatgaaatactgatatatGTAATAACAAGGAtggactttgaaaacattatgccaaaTGAAAAGGTCGATACAAGAGACCATATATTGCATATTTATAAGAAATTCCAGAACAGACAAATCTATAAATATAGAAAGTAGACTAGTATTTGTCTAGGTCTAGGAGGATTGGAGGAAAATGGAGGGTCAGTGATTGCTaagggtatggggtttcttttagaggtgataaaagtattttaaattgattGTGAAGGCTGTtctacaactctgtgaatatctaAAAATTTCTGAAGTATACactttaaaaaggcaaattatACATTATGTGAACTATACCAGTAAAGctgttaaatataaaacaaaacagccTAAAGCTaagaaacttttagaagaaaatttagaagCAAATTTTTGTGACCTAGGGTTAGGCTAAGAGTTCTTGGTTATGACACTACAGGCATGatccaaaaatgaaaaatgtataactcaacaacaaaaaggcaaacaacccaatttaaaaatgagtagaaggcctaaacagacatttgaccaaagaaaaaataaaggtggctagtaggcacatgaaaagatgctcaacattgctaatattagagaaatgcaaatcaactacagtgaggtaccatctcacaccaatcagaaaggccatcattaaaaagtctacaataacatgctggagaggatatagagaaaaggtaaccctccactacactgttggtggggatgtgagttggtacaaccactgtagaaaacagtatgaaagtttctcaaaaaactaaaagagaattaccatatgatccagcaatcacactcctgggcatatattcagacaaaactatggttcaaaaaattatatacacccctatgttcatagcagcactattcacaacagtcaaaatatgaaaacaacttaaatgtccaatgacagatgaatggataaagatgccatggtacatacatacaatggaatactactcagtcataaaaataatgaaataatacca
It contains:
- the C3H1orf185 gene encoding uncharacterized protein C1orf185 homolog, whose product is MASPNGFFNHLTYFLAAGAVTLGIGFFALASALWFLICKRREIFQDSKFKAVDEKCRQRPSKAKIKSHPQCVFISRNFHTGRFQSQEEQRKKETACIKANNGYSKDDFCLATKKVICDPSESSSATNPSSVTLSLSTLPSDFYYSQSVEIADDWYSDDSQMKKSPSMPFLGEPLMEKVFSYLTTIPLEQCTENVLNMTLRDDQKDDNLKEIFTQRNTEVEIQNLQHNTE
- the C3H1orf185 gene encoding uncharacterized protein C1orf185 homolog isoform X1, which translates into the protein MSIRSMMTLGFQSFLRIISIPAKLKGRKIMEKGFFNHLTYFLAAGAVTLGIGFFALASALWFLICKRREIFQDSKFKAVDEKCRQRPSKAKIKSHPQCVFISRNFHTGRFQSQEEQRKKETACIKANNGYSKDDFCLATKKVICDPSESSSATNPSSVTLSLSTLPSDFYYSQSVEIADDWYSDDSQMKKSPSMPFLGEPLMEKVFSYLTTIPLEQCTENVLNMTLRDDQKDDNLKEIFTQRNTEVEIQNLQHNTE